The following are encoded in a window of Rubellicoccus peritrichatus genomic DNA:
- a CDS encoding AAA family ATPase has protein sequence MNAFELLKEKLKQGMTQGNMHACLRDTGRLAGGYAATGALSAVDLFHLEKLAGSLSINPGEGESKWSDAVIFGRRQPVYWNEVEYSAEKAGRSIGWNDEIGGSDDLKVVNEHWLEDEEIKKPSNDWNPVSDLITYLETLFQSEEQVGYVTESWFNENAEKHLPKKGCFDRSAGQLIELLNDCKGDIGSVIGDTNSEVGAWIRFNPLDGNGVKDQNVTSYRYALVESDVVDIPRQYALLKELELPIATLVHSGGKSLHAVVKVEADSYEEYRERVDYLYQVCEKNGLAMDRQNRNPSRLSRMPGVARNGEKQFLLATGIGKSSWLDWREWIEDLRDELPDIEELTIDGEPGLAPELIKGLLREGHKMLLAGPSKAGKSFSLQQLSIAISQGLEWMGWKCTKGRVLYVNLELDKRSSKHRFWNIHQHLNIENNGNIDVWNLRGSAASMDKLAPKLIRRSAKKGYKAVIIDPIYKVLTGDENSAEEMAHFCNQFDKICVELGAATIYCHHHSKGSQGQKTSRDRSSGSGVFARDPDAIVDLIELEIDEGRRKQISQRWECDALHAELTKIKSDWWEKCSQDDALVPERLLEWAGEEGINVPGSSRLEAQFEASITTGWRLEGTLREFATFPAKEIFFRYPIHVVDSDGLLKDAKADGEEDPYEKFQRVRSERNKASKKEADESFNNAFEMARDDNGNVKVSALAEVLGKTEKTVRLRVNKSKSFTLENGFVFRKGEGENDH, from the coding sequence ATGAACGCATTTGAATTATTGAAAGAAAAACTCAAGCAAGGCATGACCCAGGGGAACATGCATGCATGCCTAAGGGATACTGGAAGATTGGCGGGTGGTTATGCTGCCACAGGTGCGTTATCTGCTGTTGACTTGTTCCATTTAGAGAAGCTTGCAGGCAGCCTTTCCATTAATCCAGGTGAAGGAGAGTCTAAATGGTCTGATGCAGTAATCTTTGGGAGGAGACAGCCTGTCTACTGGAATGAAGTAGAATATAGTGCTGAGAAGGCAGGGCGTTCAATTGGATGGAACGATGAGATCGGAGGTAGCGATGACTTAAAAGTCGTCAATGAGCATTGGCTTGAAGATGAAGAAATTAAAAAACCTTCGAACGACTGGAATCCTGTTTCAGATTTGATCACGTATCTTGAGACATTGTTTCAGTCCGAGGAACAAGTAGGCTATGTCACTGAGTCATGGTTCAATGAAAATGCAGAAAAGCACCTTCCTAAGAAGGGATGCTTTGATAGGTCAGCAGGTCAACTCATTGAATTACTCAATGATTGTAAGGGAGACATAGGCTCTGTCATTGGTGACACGAACTCTGAAGTTGGTGCCTGGATTCGTTTTAATCCATTGGATGGTAATGGAGTCAAAGACCAGAATGTCACAAGCTACCGTTACGCCTTGGTTGAGTCTGATGTCGTAGACATACCTCGACAGTATGCACTCCTGAAGGAGCTTGAATTGCCAATAGCTACGCTTGTTCACTCAGGTGGTAAGAGCCTTCACGCGGTTGTAAAGGTTGAGGCTGACAGCTACGAAGAATACCGTGAACGAGTGGATTACTTGTATCAGGTTTGCGAGAAGAACGGTTTAGCCATGGATCGTCAGAACCGGAATCCCTCCAGGCTTTCGAGAATGCCAGGGGTCGCTCGAAATGGTGAAAAACAATTTCTGTTAGCCACTGGCATTGGCAAGTCTTCTTGGCTTGATTGGCGTGAGTGGATTGAGGATCTAAGAGATGAGTTGCCCGATATTGAAGAACTTACAATTGATGGTGAGCCAGGGCTTGCACCTGAGCTGATAAAGGGACTCTTGCGAGAGGGGCATAAAATGCTACTCGCTGGCCCTTCAAAGGCTGGTAAGTCATTTTCTCTACAGCAGCTCTCAATTGCCATTTCTCAGGGGCTCGAATGGATGGGATGGAAATGCACTAAGGGACGAGTACTCTATGTGAACCTTGAGCTAGACAAGCGATCCAGTAAGCACCGTTTCTGGAACATTCATCAGCATCTCAACATTGAGAATAATGGAAATATTGATGTTTGGAATCTGAGAGGAAGTGCCGCCTCCATGGACAAGCTCGCGCCTAAGCTTATTCGCAGGTCTGCCAAGAAGGGCTACAAGGCTGTCATAATTGACCCGATCTATAAGGTGCTGACTGGTGACGAGAACAGCGCAGAAGAGATGGCTCATTTCTGCAACCAGTTCGACAAGATTTGCGTAGAGCTTGGGGCTGCTACTATTTATTGCCACCATCATTCAAAAGGCTCTCAGGGGCAGAAGACTAGTCGAGACAGATCTTCAGGCTCAGGAGTCTTTGCACGTGATCCTGATGCTATTGTAGACCTAATTGAGCTGGAGATTGATGAGGGACGCAGGAAACAAATTTCACAAAGATGGGAGTGTGATGCCCTTCACGCTGAACTTACTAAGATCAAGTCTGATTGGTGGGAGAAGTGTTCACAGGATGATGCATTAGTCCCCGAGAGGCTTCTTGAATGGGCTGGCGAAGAGGGTATCAACGTACCAGGATCTTCCAGGTTAGAAGCTCAGTTTGAAGCCAGTATAACTACAGGATGGAGACTTGAGGGAACTCTTAGGGAGTTTGCTACCTTTCCAGCTAAAGAGATATTCTTTCGGTATCCCATTCATGTGGTTGACTCTGATGGGCTACTCAAAGACGCAAAAGCGGACGGCGAAGAGGACCCATATGAGAAATTTCAGAGAGTCAGGTCGGAGAGAAACAAGGCCTCAAAGAAAGAGGCTGACGAGAGCTTTAATAACGCCTTCGAAATGGCTAGAGATGACAATGGCAATGTGAAGGTTTCAGCACTTGCTGAGGTCCTCGGAAAAACCGAAAAAACAGTCAGACTCAGAGTCAATAAGTCTAAGAGTTTCACCTTAGAGAATGGATTCGTTTTCAGGAAAGGAGAGGGTGAAAATGACCATTAA